In Flavobacterium endoglycinae, one DNA window encodes the following:
- a CDS encoding SusD/RagB family nutrient-binding outer membrane lipoprotein — MKNRYIKIFCIAVVGALTLASCDKGFEEMNKNPNALTDPALKSMFTLAEIYVDGQDFSNTRGNNLYAAQIVQHFSSLGGPGSKYTYSSEYSAALFGETYGKGLNQIFQLMSVIPEGPENSNMIQACRIMKVFLFQKLTDTYGEVPYFEAVKGYNGNIFNPKYDTQEAIYNDLLKELDEAGTALDAGKGFVGSADLYYQGDVARWKKLANSLMLRVAMRLSKVNPAKAKEYVEKAYSKGVFTSNDDSLVLKHDAGPAGVKTNPITSSWVRNDLNGGESNIKFSKTFIDLLKNTNDPRLRIYAKIEATGDNNPANQQGLANDAKEFPGGDKKVFSDPNTSTVLRLDAPTLIMSFAEVQFILAEASVKGWNVGGSAQTYYENGVRAAMNILTIFGDKVPAVTPAEYNTYITTYPFKSAGTEAQKIEQIITQKWIVLLFNGFEAFSEYRRTGYPVLVPVNDPTGETNGTIPRRLIYDQSELITNAANFKEAIQRQGLDLMTTRIWWDK, encoded by the coding sequence ATGAAAAATAGATATATAAAAATATTTTGTATTGCAGTAGTTGGTGCTTTGACATTGGCTTCATGCGACAAAGGATTCGAAGAAATGAATAAGAATCCAAATGCATTAACAGATCCAGCTTTAAAATCAATGTTTACATTAGCAGAGATTTATGTAGACGGGCAGGATTTCTCTAACACCAGAGGAAATAATTTATACGCAGCACAAATCGTACAGCACTTTTCTTCATTAGGAGGACCAGGTTCAAAATACACCTATTCTTCTGAATATTCAGCGGCACTTTTTGGAGAAACCTACGGAAAAGGTTTAAATCAAATTTTCCAATTAATGTCGGTTATACCAGAAGGTCCTGAAAATTCAAACATGATTCAGGCGTGTCGTATTATGAAAGTTTTTCTTTTCCAGAAGTTAACCGATACGTATGGTGAAGTTCCTTATTTTGAAGCTGTAAAAGGATATAACGGAAATATTTTCAACCCGAAATATGATACTCAGGAAGCGATTTACAATGACCTTTTAAAAGAACTTGATGAAGCGGGTACAGCTTTAGATGCCGGAAAAGGTTTTGTAGGCAGTGCCGATTTATATTACCAAGGAGACGTGGCAAGATGGAAAAAATTAGCAAACTCGCTGATGTTAAGAGTAGCTATGCGTTTGTCGAAAGTAAATCCTGCGAAAGCAAAAGAATATGTAGAAAAAGCGTATTCAAAAGGTGTATTTACTTCAAACGATGATAGTCTTGTTTTAAAACACGATGCAGGTCCAGCGGGAGTTAAAACCAATCCAATTACTTCTTCATGGGTACGAAATGATTTGAACGGAGGAGAATCTAACATAAAATTCAGTAAAACTTTTATTGATTTATTGAAAAATACAAACGATCCACGTTTAAGAATTTATGCCAAAATTGAAGCGACAGGCGATAACAATCCTGCAAATCAGCAAGGACTTGCAAATGATGCTAAAGAATTTCCAGGAGGAGATAAAAAAGTTTTCTCAGATCCAAATACCTCTACAGTACTACGTTTAGATGCTCCAACTTTGATTATGTCATTTGCAGAAGTTCAGTTTATATTGGCAGAAGCATCTGTAAAAGGATGGAACGTTGGCGGATCGGCACAAACGTATTATGAAAACGGAGTAAGAGCAGCGATGAACATTTTAACGATTTTTGGCGATAAAGTGCCTGCAGTTACACCAGCAGAATATAACACTTACATTACAACATATCCATTTAAATCTGCTGGAACAGAAGCTCAAAAAATTGAACAAATCATTACTCAAAAATGGATTGTATTGTTATTCAATGGTTTCGAAGCATTTTCAGAATACAGAAGAACAGGTTACCCAGTTTTAGTTCCTGTAAATGATCCAACTGGAGAAACAAACGGTACAATTCCAAGAAGATTAATTTACGATCAGTCAGAATTGATTACCAATGCGGCTAATTTTAAAGAAGCCATTCAACGTCAAGGTTTAGATTTAATGACCACTAGAATCTGGTGGGATAAATAA